The window GCTCCATTGCATCGCCTCCTGACGACTTGCTAGCACGAGGCCCGACGCCGGCGCGACGCTTCCGGGCCCAGCCGGTCCGTGCGGCGTGCGGCCGGTCGATTCAATCCGCCAAGATGCGCCTCCTGATCGACTACTCGAGCCTGCTCTACCGCGCCTATCACTCGCTCCCGGAGAGCCTGCCGATGCAGGGCGTGCACGGCTTCCTCAACATGCTGGCGCGCCTGATCACGGATCAGCGACCGGACGAGCTCGCGATCTGCGTCGACGACGACTGGCGCCCGGCCTTCCGCGTCGACGCCCTGCCGTCGTACAAGGCGCACCGGGTCGCGGACGAGGAAGGCGAGGAAGATCCCGTCGGTCCGCAGGAGGAGCTGGGACGCGAAGTGCTCGACGCGCTCGGCTTCGCGGTCGTCGGGGCGGAGGGCTTCGAGGCCGAGGACGTGATCGCGACGCTCGCGGCACGGCCGAAGGCCCCCGTCGCCATCGTCTCCGGCGACCGCGACTGCTTCGCGCTCGTGCGCGACCCGGATGTCGTCGTGCTCTACCCGCTGCGCGGTGTGACGACGCTCGCCCGGGTCGACGAGGCCGAGATCACCAGGCGCTACGGCATACCCGGCCGCGCCTACCTCGAGTTCGCGCTCCTGCGCGGCGATCCGTCGGACGGCCTGCCGGGCGTGGCCGGGATCGGCGAGAAGACGGCCGCCGCGCTGGTGCAGCGCTACGGCTCGCTCGACGCGATCCTGCTGGCGACCGATCTCGCCCCGGCCGTCGCCCGGCGCATCGACGCGGGTCGCGAGTACCTCGCGGCGGCCCGGCGTGTCGTACCGCCGGTCGCCGACGTCGACCTGCCGCGGCGGTCGCTCGTGCTGCCGCGCGCGCCGGCGCATCCACGCCGGCTGGAGCGACTGGCCACCGAGCACCAGCTCGCCGGGCCGATCGAGCGCGTGCGTCGCGCGCTCGCTGACGCGGGACACCCGGGACAAAAGAAGGGCTGAACCGCCGCGGAAACCTCACCGCGCGTCCCACGCGTGCCGC is drawn from Candidatus Eisenbacteria bacterium and contains these coding sequences:
- a CDS encoding 5'-3' exonuclease, producing the protein MRLLIDYSSLLYRAYHSLPESLPMQGVHGFLNMLARLITDQRPDELAICVDDDWRPAFRVDALPSYKAHRVADEEGEEDPVGPQEELGREVLDALGFAVVGAEGFEAEDVIATLAARPKAPVAIVSGDRDCFALVRDPDVVVLYPLRGVTTLARVDEAEITRRYGIPGRAYLEFALLRGDPSDGLPGVAGIGEKTAAALVQRYGSLDAILLATDLAPAVARRIDAGREYLAAARRVVPPVADVDLPRRSLVLPRAPAHPRRLERLATEHQLAGPIERVRRALADAGHPGQKKG